Proteins found in one Luteimonas chenhongjianii genomic segment:
- a CDS encoding M2 family metallopeptidase — translation MIHRHALLALAVAASLTLAGCNRTASPDAGTTATDTTTPGDETADQFIARVNEELRALMPELTASQWLSATYINDDSQLLAAKYNERYLAQLNEWIEQARRFEGQQMTPETARAINLLKLGAAMPPPRDPEHLAELTKIASKMEGTYGAGQYCTDEGEARSCRQLGELEDVLRSSRDYDAQLDAWQGWHTIAQPMRADYTRFVELVNEGARDLGFADAGEAWRSGYDMPPAELAAETDRLWGQVKPLYEQLHCYTRARLDARYPGRGTVDGGLLPAHLMGNMWQQDWGNLWDILQPYPAAGSLDVTGALEKNYQTLLNERMVRENALIDSDRRADVAHAAKLENAKRMNQRAEDFYVSLGMPKLPESFWTKTQFIKPRDRDVVCHASAWDMNMAGDVRTKMCTKPNEEDFTTIYHELGHIYYDLAYNSQPPLFQGGAHDGFHEAIGDTVVLAMTPQYLQTIGLVGEQQQTQESLVNSQMRMALAKVSFLPFGLMIDRWRWGVFDGSITPDNYNAAWWSLKAQYQGVAPPSPRGEEFFDAGAKYHVPGNTPYTRYFLSHVLQFQFYKALCDAAGHTGPLYECSFYGNKAAGEKFWAMLQKGNSQPWQQTLKELTGEERMDAAPVLEYFAPLQAWLAQQNEGRTCGWTAPAAAQSPAAPAASQPAAETPPRG, via the coding sequence ATGATCCATCGCCATGCCCTGCTCGCCCTGGCGGTCGCCGCGAGCCTGACGCTCGCCGGCTGCAACCGCACCGCCTCCCCCGATGCCGGCACGACGGCCACGGACACCACGACGCCGGGCGACGAAACCGCCGACCAGTTCATCGCCCGGGTCAACGAGGAACTGCGCGCCCTGATGCCGGAGCTGACCGCCTCGCAGTGGCTGTCGGCGACCTACATCAACGACGACAGCCAGCTGCTCGCGGCCAAGTACAACGAGCGCTACCTGGCCCAGCTCAATGAGTGGATCGAGCAGGCGCGCCGGTTCGAGGGTCAACAGATGACGCCCGAAACCGCTCGGGCGATCAATCTGCTCAAGCTCGGCGCCGCGATGCCGCCGCCCCGCGATCCCGAACACCTCGCCGAGCTGACGAAGATCGCCTCGAAGATGGAAGGCACCTACGGCGCGGGCCAGTACTGCACCGACGAGGGCGAGGCGCGCAGCTGCCGCCAGCTCGGCGAGCTCGAGGACGTACTGCGCAGCAGCCGCGATTACGACGCCCAGCTCGATGCGTGGCAGGGCTGGCATACGATCGCCCAGCCGATGCGCGCCGACTACACGCGCTTCGTCGAACTGGTCAACGAGGGCGCACGCGACCTCGGTTTCGCCGATGCCGGCGAGGCCTGGCGCTCGGGATACGACATGCCGCCTGCCGAGCTCGCCGCGGAAACCGATCGCCTCTGGGGCCAGGTCAAACCACTCTACGAGCAGCTGCACTGCTACACCCGCGCGCGCCTGGACGCGCGCTACCCCGGCCGCGGCACGGTCGACGGCGGCCTGCTGCCGGCGCACCTGATGGGCAACATGTGGCAGCAGGATTGGGGCAACCTGTGGGACATCCTCCAGCCCTACCCGGCTGCCGGCAGCCTCGACGTGACCGGTGCGCTGGAGAAGAACTACCAGACCCTGCTCAACGAACGGATGGTCAGGGAGAACGCGCTGATCGACTCCGATCGTCGCGCCGATGTCGCCCACGCGGCGAAGCTCGAGAACGCAAAGCGCATGAACCAGCGCGCCGAGGACTTCTATGTATCGCTCGGCATGCCGAAGCTGCCGGAGAGCTTCTGGACCAAGACCCAGTTCATCAAGCCGCGCGACCGGGATGTCGTCTGCCACGCCAGCGCCTGGGACATGAACATGGCCGGCGACGTGCGCACGAAGATGTGCACCAAGCCCAACGAGGAAGACTTCACCACGATCTACCACGAGCTGGGCCACATCTATTACGACCTGGCCTACAACAGCCAGCCGCCGCTGTTCCAGGGCGGCGCGCACGACGGTTTCCACGAGGCCATCGGCGACACCGTGGTGCTTGCGATGACCCCGCAGTACCTGCAGACGATCGGTCTGGTCGGCGAACAGCAGCAGACCCAGGAATCGCTGGTCAATTCGCAGATGCGCATGGCGCTGGCCAAGGTATCGTTCCTGCCGTTCGGGCTGATGATCGACCGCTGGCGCTGGGGCGTGTTCGACGGTTCGATCACGCCCGACAACTACAACGCCGCGTGGTGGTCGCTCAAGGCGCAGTACCAGGGCGTCGCCCCGCCGAGCCCGCGCGGCGAGGAGTTCTTCGACGCCGGCGCGAAGTACCACGTGCCGGGCAACACGCCCTACACGCGCTACTTCCTGTCGCACGTGCTGCAGTTCCAGTTCTACAAGGCGCTGTGCGATGCGGCCGGCCACACAGGGCCGCTGTACGAGTGCAGCTTCTACGGCAACAAGGCGGCGGGCGAGAAGTTCTGGGCGATGCTCCAGAAGGGCAACAGCCAGCCGTGGCAGCAGACGCTCAAGGAACTGACCGGCGAGGAGCGGATGGACGCCGCCCCCGTGCTCGAATACTTCGCGCCGCTGCAGGCCTGGCTCGCCCAGCAGAACGAAGGCCGGACCTGCGGCTGGACCGCGCCTGCCGCTGCGCAGTCGCCCGCAGCCCCTGCCGCCTCGCAGCCGGCTGCGGAGACGCCGCCGCGCGGCTGA
- a CDS encoding multidrug effflux MFS transporter: protein MPSIRTLALLLAGLAMFGPFSIDTIFPAFPAMGRDLDADPAAMQQTIAVYLIAYALMSIVHGPLSDAIGRRAVILGGLVVFVLASVGCALSTDLVTLLAFRALQGLSAGVGLIVGRAVIRDVLQGDDAQRLMSQVMMIFSIAPAIAPIIGGWLLGWGRWPLIFWFLVAFSLVLLVVVWLWLPETHPREHRISLAPRRLLRDYVAIVTNGRFQRLAAAGAFNFSALFLYIASTPVFVVDVLGLNERQFGWFFVPMISGMMLGSWVSGRAAGRITGTRLANIGFACSGVAVALNVAYNLLVDQPAVPWAVMPALLNAFGIALTFPILTLAILDMYPRQRGSASSLQAFTGLVLNAVVAGLLSPLVSHQPLLLAATSAAFMLVGWMFWRWELSRGTRAPACPREPASLEPTDQM from the coding sequence ATGCCGTCGATCCGCACACTGGCTCTGCTGCTGGCAGGTCTGGCGATGTTCGGACCGTTCTCGATCGACACGATCTTTCCGGCGTTCCCGGCCATGGGCCGCGATCTCGACGCGGATCCTGCAGCCATGCAGCAGACGATCGCCGTCTACCTGATCGCCTATGCGCTGATGAGCATCGTCCATGGGCCGCTGTCGGATGCCATCGGCCGGCGCGCGGTGATTCTCGGCGGCCTGGTGGTGTTCGTGCTCGCCTCGGTGGGCTGCGCGCTGTCGACCGACCTGGTCACGTTGCTGGCATTCCGCGCGCTGCAGGGGCTATCGGCGGGTGTCGGTCTGATCGTCGGGCGCGCGGTGATCCGCGATGTGCTGCAGGGCGACGATGCGCAGCGGCTGATGAGCCAGGTCATGATGATCTTCAGCATCGCGCCCGCGATCGCGCCGATCATCGGCGGCTGGCTGCTGGGCTGGGGCCGCTGGCCGCTGATCTTCTGGTTCCTCGTGGCGTTCTCGCTGGTGCTGCTGGTCGTGGTCTGGCTCTGGTTGCCGGAAACCCACCCGCGCGAACACCGCATCTCGCTCGCGCCGCGGCGGCTGCTGCGCGACTACGTGGCGATCGTCACCAACGGCCGCTTCCAGCGCCTCGCCGCGGCCGGTGCATTCAATTTCTCGGCGCTGTTCCTGTACATCGCCTCGACACCGGTATTCGTCGTCGATGTGCTGGGGCTCAACGAACGCCAGTTCGGCTGGTTCTTCGTGCCGATGATCAGCGGCATGATGCTCGGCTCATGGGTCTCGGGACGCGCGGCCGGACGCATCACCGGCACGCGGCTGGCGAACATCGGCTTCGCCTGCAGCGGCGTCGCGGTGGCATTGAATGTCGCCTACAACCTGCTGGTCGACCAGCCCGCCGTGCCGTGGGCGGTCATGCCCGCCCTGCTCAATGCCTTCGGCATCGCGCTGACCTTCCCGATCCTGACCCTGGCGATCCTGGACATGTATCCGCGCCAGCGCGGGTCGGCCTCGTCGCTGCAGGCCTTCACCGGCCTGGTGCTCAATGCCGTGGTCGCCGGGCTGCTGTCGCCACTGGTCAGCCACCAGCCGCTGCTGCTCGCCGCGACCTCGGCCGCGTTCATGCTGGTTGGCTGGATGTTCTGGCGCTGGGAGCTTTCGCGCGGCACGCGCGCACCGGCCTGTCCGCGTGAACCGGCATCGCTCGAGCCCACCGACCAGATGTAG
- the gcvP gene encoding aminomethyl-transferring glycine dehydrogenase produces MPAMTAVSLRDLEHSSAFVERHIGPNDAEIAHMLEVVGHESLDAMTDAIVPATIASRAPLALPDAMTEVDALAKIRGVAKRNTVLRSVIGQGYYGTHTPNVILRNILENPAWYTAYTPYQAEISQGRMEALINFQTMVTDLTGMDIANASLLDEATAAAEAMTLAKRSAKSKSNVFFVADDLHPQTLDVLRTRADGLGIELLVGPAADARDAESYGVLLQYPNTFGRIDDHSAVAEAVHARGGIVAVATDLLALTLIQAPGRWGADIVVGNTQRFGVPFGFGGPHAGFMACRDAYKRSMPGRLIGVSVDADGNQAYRLTLQTREQHIRREKATSNICTAQVLLAVMASMYAVYHGPDGLTRIARRTHRFASILAAALGKAGVTVGDAFFDTLHVTGVDADALHASARAAGFNLRAIDASSVGISLDETTTRDEVVALAKLFGVEADIEALDAETADALPQALARDTQFLTHPVFNTHHSEHELLRYMRMLADRDLAMDRTMIPLGSCTMKLNATAEMIPVTWPEFANIHPLAPADQTVGYSELIDGLEAMLVEITGYDAVSFQPNSGAQGEFAGLLAIRAYQKAQGQGHRDICLIPESAHGTNPASAQMVGMTVVVTRCDKDGNVDIDDIRAKAEKYSDRLAAIMITYPSTHGVFEEDVVAICDIVHQHGGQVYTDGANMNALVGVAKPGKWGSDVSHLNLHKTFCIPHGGGGPGVGPCAVKSHLAPYLPRALGGDGEVGMVSAATFGSASILPISWMYIAMMGAAGLRRATQVALLNANYVAKRLAPHFPTLYTGRNGLVAHECILDLRPIKDATGISAEDVAKRLIDFGFHAPTLSFPVSGTLMVEPTESESLHELDRFIDAMIQIRGEIRSIEEGRLDREDNPLKHAPHTAMQVTASEWTHSYPRELAAFPLATLRHTKYWPPVARVDNVHGDKNVFCSCIPVGSPEEEPEAFSEPDVV; encoded by the coding sequence ATGCCCGCCATGACCGCCGTCTCCCTGCGCGACCTCGAACACTCCTCGGCCTTCGTCGAGCGCCATATCGGCCCCAACGACGCCGAGATCGCCCACATGCTCGAGGTCGTCGGCCACGAATCGCTCGATGCGATGACCGACGCGATCGTGCCTGCCACGATCGCCTCGCGTGCGCCGCTGGCCCTGCCCGACGCGATGACCGAAGTCGATGCGCTGGCGAAGATCCGCGGCGTGGCCAAGCGGAACACCGTGCTGCGCAGCGTCATCGGCCAGGGCTATTACGGCACCCACACGCCCAACGTCATCCTGCGCAACATCCTCGAGAATCCGGCCTGGTACACGGCCTACACGCCGTATCAGGCGGAGATCTCGCAGGGCCGCATGGAAGCGCTGATCAACTTCCAGACCATGGTCACCGACCTGACCGGCATGGACATCGCCAATGCTTCGCTGCTGGACGAGGCGACCGCGGCCGCCGAGGCGATGACGCTGGCCAAGCGTTCGGCGAAGTCGAAGTCCAACGTGTTCTTCGTCGCTGATGACCTGCATCCGCAGACGCTCGACGTGCTGCGCACCCGGGCCGATGGCCTGGGCATCGAGCTGCTGGTCGGTCCGGCGGCCGACGCCAGGGACGCTGAGAGCTACGGCGTGCTGCTGCAGTACCCCAACACCTTCGGCCGCATCGACGACCATTCGGCCGTGGCCGAGGCCGTGCATGCGCGCGGCGGCATCGTTGCGGTGGCGACCGACCTGCTGGCGCTGACCCTGATCCAGGCGCCGGGCCGCTGGGGCGCCGACATCGTCGTCGGCAATACCCAGCGCTTCGGCGTGCCGTTCGGCTTCGGCGGCCCGCATGCCGGCTTCATGGCCTGCCGCGATGCCTACAAGCGCTCGATGCCGGGCCGCCTGATCGGCGTGTCGGTCGACGCGGACGGCAACCAGGCCTACCGCCTGACGCTGCAGACCCGCGAGCAGCACATCCGCCGCGAGAAGGCGACCTCCAACATCTGTACCGCGCAGGTGCTGCTGGCCGTGATGGCCTCGATGTATGCGGTCTACCACGGCCCCGACGGCCTGACACGGATCGCGCGACGCACCCACCGCTTCGCCTCGATCCTCGCCGCCGCGCTCGGCAAGGCCGGCGTGACGGTTGGCGATGCGTTCTTCGACACGCTGCACGTGACCGGCGTCGATGCCGATGCACTTCACGCCAGTGCGCGCGCAGCCGGCTTCAACCTGCGCGCGATCGACGCATCCTCGGTCGGCATCAGCCTCGACGAGACCACGACCCGCGATGAAGTCGTCGCGCTCGCCAAGCTGTTCGGCGTGGAGGCCGACATCGAGGCACTGGACGCCGAGACCGCCGATGCGCTGCCGCAGGCACTCGCACGCGACACGCAGTTCCTGACCCACCCGGTGTTCAATACCCACCACAGCGAACACGAACTGCTGCGCTACATGCGCATGCTGGCCGACCGCGACCTGGCGATGGACCGCACGATGATCCCGCTGGGCTCGTGCACGATGAAGCTCAACGCCACCGCCGAGATGATCCCGGTCACCTGGCCCGAGTTCGCCAACATCCATCCGCTGGCGCCGGCCGACCAGACCGTCGGCTACAGCGAGCTGATCGACGGACTCGAGGCGATGCTGGTCGAGATCACCGGCTACGACGCGGTGAGCTTCCAGCCGAACTCAGGCGCGCAGGGCGAGTTCGCCGGCCTGCTCGCGATCCGCGCCTACCAGAAGGCGCAGGGCCAGGGCCATCGCGACATCTGCCTGATTCCCGAGTCGGCGCACGGCACCAATCCAGCATCGGCGCAGATGGTCGGCATGACCGTGGTGGTCACCCGCTGCGACAAGGACGGCAACGTCGACATCGACGACATCCGCGCCAAGGCCGAGAAGTATTCGGATCGCCTGGCCGCGATCATGATCACCTACCCCTCCACGCACGGCGTGTTCGAGGAGGATGTGGTCGCGATCTGCGACATCGTCCACCAGCACGGCGGCCAGGTGTACACCGACGGCGCCAACATGAACGCCCTCGTCGGCGTGGCCAAGCCCGGCAAGTGGGGTTCTGACGTCTCCCATCTGAATCTGCACAAGACCTTCTGCATTCCGCACGGCGGCGGCGGCCCGGGCGTCGGCCCGTGCGCGGTCAAGTCGCACCTTGCGCCCTACCTGCCGCGCGCGCTCGGCGGCGACGGCGAGGTCGGCATGGTCTCGGCGGCGACCTTCGGTTCGGCGTCGATCCTGCCGATCAGCTGGATGTACATCGCGATGATGGGCGCTGCCGGCCTGCGCCGCGCGACCCAGGTTGCGCTGCTCAACGCCAATTACGTGGCCAAGCGCCTGGCGCCGCACTTCCCCACGCTCTACACCGGCCGCAATGGCCTGGTCGCGCACGAGTGCATTCTCGACCTGCGCCCGATCAAGGACGCGACCGGGATCAGCGCCGAGGACGTGGCCAAGCGCCTGATCGACTTCGGCTTCCACGCGCCGACGCTGAGCTTCCCGGTCTCGGGCACCTTGATGGTCGAGCCGACCGAGAGCGAGTCGCTGCACGAGCTCGACCGCTTCATCGACGCGATGATCCAGATCCGCGGCGAGATCCGCAGCATCGAGGAGGGTCGTCTCGACCGCGAGGACAACCCGCTCAAGCACGCCCCGCACACCGCGATGCAGGTCACCGCCAGCGAGTGGACCCACAGCTATCCGCGCGAACTGGCCGCGTTTCCGCTCGCGACGCTGCGCCACACCAAGTACTGGCCGCCGGTCGCGCGCGTCGACAACGTGCACGGCGACAAGAACGTGTTCTGCAGCTGCATTCCGGTGGGCTCGCCGGAAGAGGAACCCGAGGCCTTCAGCGAGCCTGACGTCGTCTGA
- a CDS encoding bifunctional diguanylate cyclase/phosphodiesterase yields the protein MSEPQLTTRRMRSVRAIRNIGLWLGLVLMIGLGALMLFDRQARLEAAFRQSVALANGIDRPVYYEMRNLERAMEGIAAERAFFGERADDLAATHLEFSINAVVARHDEIERIVVYGSTGNAGTTGTAYPGGREQVAEWLATLTPGAAPLTAGPLLRHSGEWLLPLAMRMADGGWLVAMFRTRELEWMVNALDIGRDGSATVYTRDGVVLARFGEGRHVGRQVELPGQLAHGDGRLIDEGVSPLDGIRRAFTFSGTSEYPFVVSAGIGLHEALAPWRLYSAAALGIAGFYWLGFAVVLRRARRDERARVGLAAAVAEQADWLQQAQLASATGVWRLSPGAEHVRVTEEMAALFGLERREGHVPFEALFDRLHEDDRERVRCELLALQEDGLPFAQEYRVCLPDGGMRWLKARGATINDRGGAVMTGTVTDITERRDAQSRMALAEQQFRHLFERNPLPSWVYDLEDLRFLAVNEAAVDTYGYSREDLQNLSVIHLLAPQDHAAGREVLLDGGGPDGLQRNWLLKARDGRLVEVRMHARTIELDGRQARLVLAEDIGAQASYERALAWRASHDVTTGMLNLPALAEQLDAHCAAKAGNGFAVAYLQLRDLELVAPTQGRRAGESILCEVAARFRRVAEDCGVSGYLPSQTFVIAALDPGQMDAMVAALVDAIGRPVEAEGGTFPLGAWIGLAIGTCEDGGAEKVIGNAALASLHARRENLQVVPYSAAMAEQATGRLAMVRQLRQAHEHREFELHFQPIFDLARGRVVALEALLRWRQSDGSFVPPAQFIPLCEESGLIVPIGTWVLEESARLHSRLAAAGHGDVAIAVNVSAVQFEAGMSADAIRRLFERHKLPAHALHLELTESVLLRHPEDARSLMGALREAGLCLSIDDFGTGFSSMAYLRELPLDHLKIDRGFVRDVTRDSRSAAICRAMIALGHGLGLSIIAEGVEEAGQLEWLRAHGCDQAQGYHLGRPMAIDALLASMTLQAGKAD from the coding sequence GTGAGCGAACCGCAACTGACCACCAGGCGCATGCGCTCGGTGCGCGCGATACGCAACATCGGCCTCTGGCTTGGCCTGGTGCTCATGATCGGGCTCGGCGCCCTGATGCTGTTCGATCGGCAGGCGCGTCTGGAAGCCGCATTCCGCCAGAGTGTGGCGCTGGCCAACGGAATCGATCGCCCGGTCTACTACGAAATGCGGAACCTCGAGCGGGCAATGGAGGGGATCGCCGCCGAGCGCGCGTTCTTCGGCGAACGTGCCGACGATCTCGCCGCGACGCACCTCGAATTCTCGATCAACGCCGTGGTCGCCCGGCACGACGAGATCGAACGCATCGTGGTCTACGGCAGCACCGGCAACGCGGGCACCACCGGTACGGCGTATCCGGGCGGTCGGGAGCAGGTCGCCGAGTGGCTCGCGACCCTGACCCCGGGCGCCGCGCCGTTGACCGCGGGTCCGCTGCTGCGGCATTCCGGCGAATGGCTGCTGCCTCTGGCGATGCGGATGGCGGACGGGGGCTGGCTGGTCGCGATGTTCCGGACCCGCGAGCTGGAGTGGATGGTCAACGCGCTCGATATCGGGCGCGATGGCAGCGCGACGGTCTACACGCGTGACGGTGTGGTCCTGGCCCGGTTCGGAGAGGGCCGACACGTGGGGCGGCAGGTCGAACTCCCCGGCCAGCTCGCCCACGGCGATGGCCGGCTGATCGATGAAGGGGTGAGCCCGCTCGATGGCATCAGGCGGGCCTTCACCTTCAGCGGCACCAGTGAGTATCCCTTTGTCGTCAGCGCGGGCATCGGGCTGCACGAAGCGCTCGCACCATGGCGTCTGTACTCGGCCGCAGCGCTGGGCATTGCCGGGTTCTACTGGCTCGGATTCGCTGTCGTTCTGCGCCGCGCGCGCCGGGACGAGCGGGCTCGGGTGGGCCTGGCCGCAGCGGTGGCCGAGCAGGCGGACTGGCTTCAGCAGGCGCAGCTGGCGTCGGCGACCGGGGTATGGCGGTTGTCGCCCGGTGCGGAGCATGTGCGCGTCACCGAGGAGATGGCAGCGCTTTTCGGCCTGGAGCGCCGGGAAGGTCACGTGCCGTTCGAAGCACTCTTCGACCGTCTCCACGAAGACGACCGGGAGCGGGTGCGCTGCGAACTCCTGGCCCTGCAGGAGGACGGGTTGCCGTTTGCGCAGGAATATCGTGTCTGTCTCCCCGACGGCGGCATGCGCTGGCTGAAGGCACGTGGCGCGACCATCAACGACCGCGGCGGGGCGGTGATGACGGGGACGGTCACCGACATCACCGAACGCCGCGACGCACAGTCGCGCATGGCGCTTGCGGAGCAGCAGTTCCGTCATCTGTTCGAGCGCAACCCGTTGCCCTCATGGGTCTACGATCTCGAGGATCTGCGGTTCCTGGCGGTCAACGAGGCGGCGGTCGACACCTACGGTTACAGCCGCGAAGACCTGCAGAATCTTTCGGTCATCCATCTGCTCGCGCCGCAGGACCATGCGGCCGGTCGCGAGGTGCTGCTGGACGGGGGAGGGCCGGACGGGTTGCAACGGAACTGGCTCCTGAAGGCGCGCGACGGGCGCCTCGTCGAAGTGCGCATGCATGCACGCACGATCGAACTCGACGGGCGGCAGGCGCGTCTGGTACTCGCCGAAGACATCGGTGCACAGGCGAGCTACGAGCGGGCCTTGGCCTGGCGCGCCAGCCATGACGTCACCACCGGCATGCTCAACCTGCCTGCACTGGCCGAGCAGCTGGACGCGCATTGCGCGGCAAAGGCGGGCAATGGGTTCGCGGTGGCCTACCTGCAGTTGCGCGATCTCGAACTGGTTGCGCCGACGCAGGGCCGGCGCGCTGGCGAAAGCATCCTGTGCGAAGTGGCCGCACGCTTCCGTCGCGTGGCCGAGGACTGCGGGGTCAGTGGCTACCTGCCCTCGCAGACCTTCGTCATCGCCGCGCTCGATCCGGGCCAAATGGACGCGATGGTCGCAGCGCTCGTGGACGCCATCGGCCGGCCCGTCGAGGCGGAAGGTGGCACGTTCCCGCTGGGCGCATGGATCGGTCTGGCAATCGGCACGTGCGAGGACGGCGGCGCCGAGAAGGTCATCGGCAATGCGGCGCTCGCCTCGCTGCACGCGCGGCGCGAGAACCTGCAGGTCGTTCCCTACAGCGCCGCGATGGCCGAACAGGCGACGGGGCGGCTGGCGATGGTGCGCCAGCTGCGCCAGGCGCATGAGCATCGCGAGTTCGAACTGCACTTCCAGCCGATCTTCGATCTGGCCCGGGGACGTGTCGTCGCGCTCGAAGCCCTGTTGCGCTGGCGCCAGAGCGACGGCAGCTTCGTGCCTCCGGCACAGTTCATCCCGCTGTGCGAGGAGTCGGGGCTGATCGTGCCGATCGGCACCTGGGTGCTCGAGGAATCCGCACGCCTGCATAGCCGGCTGGCTGCGGCCGGACATGGCGACGTGGCGATCGCGGTGAACGTCTCGGCCGTGCAGTTCGAGGCCGGCATGTCGGCCGACGCGATCCGCCGCCTGTTCGAGCGCCACAAGCTGCCCGCGCATGCGCTGCATCTGGAGTTGACCGAGAGCGTGCTGTTGCGCCATCCCGAAGATGCACGCTCGCTGATGGGCGCCCTGCGGGAGGCGGGGTTGTGCCTGTCGATCGACGACTTCGGTACCGGGTTTTCGAGCATGGCCTACCTCCGCGAGCTCCCGCTGGATCATCTGAAGATCGATCGTGGCTTCGTCCGCGACGTGACCCGCGACTCCCGCAGTGCGGCGATCTGCCGGGCGATGATCGCGCTCGGACATGGGCTGGGCCTGTCGATCATCGCCGAAGGCGTCGAGGAGGCGGGACAGCTCGAATGGCTGCGGGCGCACGGCTGCGACCAGGCGCAGGGCTATCACCTCGGCCGGCCGATGGCGATCGACGCACTGCTGGCGTCGATGACGCTGCAGGCGGGTAAGGCTGACTGA